The Longimicrobium sp. genome segment TTCGACTCAGGCCAAGGAGCTCCAAAAGGGTAAGGAGCTGAATGAAAGCTTTTTCGACAAAAAACTCCATTTCCTCTTTGCTATAAGTGAGTCGTCCATAGATCCAATAGTTAAAGTTCTCATACGCGCTATCCACCGAACCCTGGATAGCACGCAGTGCTGCATCGATTTGTATTTGGCTCAACATATGGCAGCCACGGAGCGAATCTCGTGCGAGTTTATTTCCGCGCTGGATCGAGCTCGATAAGCCGCGCGGCGACCCTGCCGCCCTCGATCTCCGCGACGGCGCAGGTGACGGGGTCGCGGAAGCGCTGGCGTCCGGCGCTCCCCGGGTTCACGGCGAGCGTGGCGCCGACCTGCCGGATGACCGGCCTGTGCGAGTGGCCGAAGACGACCAGCCCCGCGTGCGGGTAGGCCGCAGCCGCCTTCTCCGGCGTCGGCGAGCCGAGCTGCATCCCGTGCACGACCACGCAGCGCACGCCCCCGAGCTCCACCTCGGCCACCTCCTGCACCCGCCGGCGCACGTCCCACCCGTCAGTGTTCCCCCACACGGCGGTCACCGGCGCGATCGCCGCCAGCTCGTCCAGCAGCTCCGCGGGGCCCACGTCGCCCGCGTGCAGGATGTGCTCGACGCCCGCGAGCGCCTCGAACACCTGCGCGCGCAGCAGCCCGTGCGTGTCGGAGATCAGTCCGATCTTCATCCGCCCGCCTGCTGCTCCCCGCTCTTCCACCGCGTCCCGACGGAATGCTCCACCCCCAGGTGGTCGAGGATGCGCGCGACCACGAAGTCCACCAGGTCGTCGACCGAGCGCGGGCGGTGGTAGAAGCCGGGCGCGGCGGGGAGGATCGTCGCCCCCGCACGCGTCAGGCGGGTCATGTTCTCCAGGTGGACCAGCGACAGCGGCGTCTCGCGGGGGACCAGGACCAGAGGACGGCGCTCCTTGAGGGCGACGTCCGCCGCGCGCTCCACCAGGTTGCGCGACGTCCCCGCGGCGATCGAGGCCAGGGTGCCCATCGAGCACGGGCAGACCACCATCCCGCGCGACGGCGCGGAGCCCGAGGCCGGCGTGGCGCCGCGGTCCAGCGCGTCGTACAGCTCCACGCGGCCCCAGTCGCCCGTGGCTGCCCGGAGCGCCTCCAGCCCGTCGATCCCGCTCTCCTCCGCCAGCAGCCGCCAGCCGTACGTGGAGACGATCAGCCGGAGCGGCGTGCCGGTCTCGCAGAAGGCGCGCAGCAGCCGCACCGCGTACGGAGCCCCCGACGCCCCCGTGATCCCGAGGGTGATCGGCGCGCCGGGCGACGTCCTCACGCGAAGAGCCTCTCCACCAGGACGATCAGGAAGAAGAGCACGGAGATGATGCCGTTCACGGTGAAGAACGCCGCGTCCACGCGCGAGAAGTCGTCCGCGCGCACCAGGCTCTGCTCGTAGAAGAGCATCACCGCGATGACGGCCACGCCGAACAGGTACAGCGTCCCCAGCTCCGGCAGCAGGAAGCCGAGCGCCGCGAACGCCGCCGCCGAGAGCAGGTGCAGCACCCGCGAGACGGCCAGCGCCCGCCTCCCGCCCAGCGCCGCGGGGACCGAGTGCAGCCCCTCGGCGCGGTCGAATTCCATGTCCTGCAGCGAGTAGAGGATGTCGAACCCGGCCACCCAGCAGAGCACCGCCCCGGCCAGCGCCAGCAGCGCCCCCGGCGGCTCGCTCCAGCGCCCGGCCACGGCCAGGTACGCCCCCACCGGCGCGATCGCCAGCGAGAAGCCCAGCACCAGGTGCGCCCAGCGGGTGAAGCGCTTGGTGTACGAGTAGAAGAACACCCACCCGAGCGCCAGCGGCGCCAGCACCAGGCAGATGCGGTTGAGCAGCGCCGCCGACACCAGGAACACCGCGCTGGAGAGGACGACCGAGACGACCGCCTGCCGCACCGACAGCCGCCCGGCGGGGATCTCGCGCATTTGCGTGCGCGGGTTGCGGGCGTCGATCCCGCGGTCGGCGATGCGGTTGAACGCCATCGCCGCGAACCGCGCCGAGGTGAACGCGGTGAGGATCAGCAGGATCTGCCGCAGCGAGATCGGGTGGTGGTACGAGGCGATGGTCGCCCCCACCAGCGCGAACGGCATGGCGAAGATCGTGTGCGGCAGCTTCACCAGGTTGGAGTAGTCCACCAGGCGCCCCCGCCCGTGGATGTGCTGCCCTTCGTGTAGGCGCTCCAGCTTCGCGTCAATCGACAACGTTCTCTACCTCGGTTCAGAGCAAGGGGACTTCATCAAGCCCGGCCAGGATGAACTCGGCACCCGCCACGAACGCGAATGTCGATCTCCCGCCCGTTCACCAGGCGGCCGAAGTTCACCTGGACGTACCTGCCATCGACCTTGTTCAGCACGCGGATGATGTTGCGACGGTCCTTCCGCGGCCGGTCGGGATCGAAACCCCATCTCGCGGCGGAGAAGGCACACATCCCGGCGAAGATCTGGGCGTTGGCCGCCCCCGGCGGCGGGAAGAGGCGCCTGCCGTCGCGCGGCCAGGTGCGCCAGTCGTACGGATCGGCCGTCGGCGCGTGCTCCATCGTCAATCCACCGGTCCGATGCCCAGGCGCGGCCAGAGGCGGTCGATCTTTCGCTTCACCTCGCCCGACATCTCGATCAGGTCGGGCCACGGGCGCGTGAAGCCCTCCTCGGGCCACTTGCGCGTGGCGTCGATCCCCATCTTGCTCCCGAACGCCGGGAGCTGCGCCGCGTGGTCCAGGTCGTCCACGGGGCCGCGGGTGAAGCGCACGTCGCGCTCGGGGTCGATGTTGCCCAGCGTGTACCACCACGCCTGGAAGGTGTCGCGCACGTCCACCACGTCGTCGACCACCACGATGACCTTGGCCAGCGACATCAGCCCCATCCCCCACAGGCCGTTCATCACCTTCCACGCCTGCCCCGGGTACTCCTTGCGGATGGAGACGAACACCAGGTTGTGGAACACCCCCTCCGGCGGCATGTGGTAGTCCACGATCTCGGGGATGGTGAGCTTCGCCAGCGGCAGGAAGATGCGCTCCGTGGCGCCCCCCAGGTAGACGTCCTCCACCGGCGGCCGGCCCACCAGCGTCGCGGGGTAGATCGGGTCCGCCCGCATGGTGACGGTGGTCACGTGGAACGTCGGGTAGTAGTCCTCCAGCGTGTAGAAGCCCGTGTGGTCGCCGAACGGCCCCTCCACCGCCAGCTCCTCGTCGGTGTCGACGTAGCCCTCCAGGACGATCTCGGCCTCGGCGGGGATGGTGAGCTCCGCCGTCAGCGCCTTCGCCGTCCGCACCGGCTCGCGGCGCAGGAACCCGCCGAAGAGGTACTCGTCGATCCCCGGCGGCAGCGGCGCGGTGGGCGTGTACATCGTCGTCGGGTCGCCGCCGACGGCCACGACCACGGGCATCCTCCCCCCGCGCTTGCGCTTCCAGGCGCGGTAGTGCGCCGCTCCGCCCTTGTGCCGCTGCCAGTGCATCCCCGTGGAGTCGGGCCCGAACACCTGCATGCGGTACATGCCGATGTTCTGCCCCCCCGTCTCGGGGTCGCAGGTGACCACCATCGGCAGGGTGATGAAGGGCCCGCCGTCCTGGGGCCAGGTCTTCAGGATCGGCAGCCGCGTCAGGTCGAACTCCCCCTCTCGCAGCACGATCTCCTGGCAGGGCGGATGGCCCTTGTACGGCCGCGGCGGCACCTTCGCCAGCTCGGCGAGCTTCGGCAGGAGCTGCACCTTCGCCCAGAACCCCTTGGGCACCTCGGGCTTGATGAGCTCCGCGATCCGCCGGGCGTGCTCCTCCACGTCGTCCACCCCCAGCGCCGCGGCGATGCGGCGCCACGAGCCGAAGATGTTGATGGCGACGGGGATGTCGCTCTCGGTGCCGTCCATCAGCACCGGCCGCTCGAAGAAGAGCGCGGGCCCGCCCCCCGGCAGCTTCATCGCCCGGTCGGCGATCTCCGCCATCTCCAGGTCCACCGACACCGGCTCGGCCACGCGCACGAGCTGCCCGGTGCGGTCCAGGTGGCGCAGGAACTCCCGCAGGTTCTCGAAGATCATCAAGTCGTCAGAAGGTAGTCCCCGCCACTCGTCCGGCCCGGCCCTGATCGCCTCACCCCTTCCGCATCAGCACCCCGGCCAGCAGCATCATCACCCCGTACGACAGGTACATCACGCCGCCGATCAGGAGCGCGCGCTTGGCGAGCCGCATCTGGAAGAGGCCCACGTCGTCGAAGTGGCCCTCCGGCTTCCAGAGCGCACCGGGGTTGACCGGCGCCCCCTCCTTCTTGTGCCGCGTCCACGCGATCACCTGCAGCAGCGCCGACGCCACGCAGCAGGCGACGAACGAGAAGAAGAGCAGTGTTCCGAAGAGCGCGAAGAAGCGTTGCATCAGCGGCGCTCCCCCCAGTGCAGCGCCGCGATCCCGCCCGAGAGCGTCCGCCAGCCGACCCCGCCGAAGCCCGCCTGCTCCAGCTTCGCCGCGAGCGCCGGCGGCTCGGGGAAGTGCCGCACAGACTCGGGGAGGTACGTGTACGCCGAGTCGTGCTTCGACACCAGCCGCCCGACCGCCGGGAGCACCTTCAGGAAGTAGAAGAGGTAGAGCGCGCGGAACGGCTGCCAGGCGGGCGTGGTGAACTCCAGCACCACCAGCCGCGCCCCGGGCCTGAGCACGCGCGCCATCTCGGCGAGCCCCGCGTCCAGGTCCGCCAGGTTGCGCACCCCGAAGCCCACCGTGGCCCCGTCGAAGACGGCGTCGGGAAAGGGGAGCAGGAGCGCGTCGGCGCAGGCGGGCTCCACGGGGAGCCGCGCCACCTTCCCCGTCCCCCGCTCCAGCATGGCGAAGGTGAAGTCGCTCCCCACCACCCGGCCGCGGAACCCCTCGCGCCGCGCCAGCTCCACCGCCAGGTCCAGCGTCCCCGCGCAGTTGTCGAGATAGAGGCCCTCGGGCGAGCGCTCCCACCCCAGCGCGTCCACCGCGCGCCGGCGCCAGAGCCGGTCCACGTTGGCCGAGAGGAGGTGGTTCAGCAGGTCGTAGCGCGGCGCGATGGCGCCGAACATCCGGCGCACCGCGGCGGCCTTCTCCCCGGGCGCCGGCAGCGCCGCCGGCCGGGTGGACGTGGTTGGCATTACGTAAATCCGCTCCCCGGTGTAGAATAGAGGCCAGCAAACTACCCGCCCCTACCCCGACGGGCAAGGCTGGAGCCCAGGCTGAAACTTCGGCCCGGGCCCGCCCGTACACCGCCGCCGGGTAGGAAATTTCACCCGAAGCCTAGAATTGATCGCCACCGCCGTCTCGGACCACGACCTCGTCGTCCGCGCCCAGAAAGGGAGCGAGAAGGCGTATCGCGAGCTGCTCGGCCGCTACCAGCGGCCGGTGTTCTCCCTCATTTACCGGATGGTGCGCGACCGCGAGCAGGCCGAGGACCTGTCGCAGGAGACCTTCGTGCGGGTGTTCAACCACATCGACCGCTACGACCCGGCGTACAAGTTCTCGAGTTGGATCTTCAAGATCGCCACCAACCTGACCATCGACTGGATGCGGCGGAAGGAAGTGCCCACCGTCTCCATCGACGGCTCGCGCTACGCCACCACGGCCGACGAGATCGAGGCCTCCTCCATCACCGTGGAGTCGAAGGACGAGAACCCGGAGGAGCTCCTGGAGGCGCGCGAGCTGGGCAGCGAGATCGAGCAGGCGATCGGGCGGCTGCGCCCCGAGTACCGGCAGGCGATCCTGCTCAGGCACATCGAGGACCGCCCGTACGAGGAGATCGCCCAGATCATGTCGCTGCCGCTGGGCACCGTGAAGACGTACATCCACCGCGGTCGCAAGGAGTTGCAGGAGATGCTCGCCCACACGCGGGTCTGAGGGGAGCCGATGAAACCAGCCGGCCGGAGCCGACGTATGCTGCACCATGAACGCGTGACGACCCAGCCGAGGTGCCCGTGACGTACCTGACCGACCACCTGCCGCCCTGGACGCTCGAGGAGCTCGCCGAAGGCACCCTCTCCCCCGCGGAGACGGTGGGCGCCCTGCAGCACGTCCGGGCCTGCGAGCGGTGCACCGCCGAGCTGGACGCCTCGCGCGCCGTGCTGGCGGCGCTGGCCGCGCTCCCCTCCTTCGACCCCTCGCCCGGCTTCGCCGACCGCGTGATGGCGCAGGTGGTCGTCCACCCCGCCGTGGCGCCGGCCCCCGCGGGGCTGCGCCGCTGGCTGCCGAAGACGCGCAAGGGGTGGACGTTCCTGCTGGGCGGCATCCTGGCCCCGGTGGCCCCGGTCGTCGCCCTGCTCACCTGGATCCTGGGCTACCCGGGGGTGAGCATCGGCTCGCTGTGGGGGGTGGGGAAGGAGTGGCTCACCGAGGCCGCGTGGGGCGCCGTGGTGCGCGCCACCGAGGCCGTGGTGCAGAGCCCCGTGTTCGAGTGGATGGTGACCACGGGGAACGAGGCGGTGGGGGGCACGCAGGGCCTCTCGCTCGCCCTGATCCTGTTCGCGATCGCGATACCGGTCTCCGGTTGGGCGATGCTTCGTCTCCTTCGGACCCCGATGGGGGGTGTGACACATGCGTATTGACATCGGCAAGCTTTCGGCGCTGGCGCTCCTGGGCGCCCTGGCCGCGGCCCCGGCCGCGGCGCAGGACACCCTGGCCGCGCCCGAAGCCGCCCCCGCCGCGGTCCAGCCCGAGCCGGCGCAGGGCCGGATCGGCTTCGGCGGCCTGACGGTGCCGAAGGGGCAGGTGGTGGAGGGCGACGTGGTGGCTCCCTTCGGCGACGTGCGGGTCGAGGGCGAGGTGCTGGGCGACGTGACCGTGGGGAAGGGGAACCTGACCCTGGCGCCCGGCGCGGTGATCCACGGTGACGCGGTGGTCACCGGCGGCGGCAAGCTCTTCAACGAGGGCGGCCGCGTCCACGGCGAGATGCGCGTCAACAGCGACGAAGACGACGCGGCGGCGCCGGCCGGGGACGGCCGGCCCGTGGGAGGCCAGAACCTCGGCCTCCGGCACGGGCCGTGGTGGCTGGGCTCCTTCGGCGAGGGGGCGCAGGGGCTCGTCTCCACCCTCACCTTCGCGCTGATCCTGGCCGGGCTCGGCGCGGCGCTCATCTTCTACGCGCTCCCGCAGCTCGAGCGGGTGAGCCACGTGGTGCGCACCGACACGCTCCGCGCCGGGGGCGTGGGGCTCGCGGCCAACTTCCTCTCCATCCCGGCCTTCATCGTGGGGATGGTGGCGCTGGCGGTCACCATCATCGGCATCCCGCTGCTGATCCTGTACGTGCCGCTCTTCTGGGTGGCGCTGATGGCCGCCTGCGCCTACGGGGTGGTGGCGGTGGCGCACGCCCTGGGCGAGCGCACGGCCGAGCGCAGCGGCTCGTACGCGGTCGGCCGGCGCAACGCCTACACCTACACCTTCACCGGCATCGCCATCCTGCTGGCGCCGCTCTTCGTGGCGCACCTGCTGGAGCTCACGGTGTTCCTGGGGTGGCTGGGCGACCTGCTGGAGCTGCTGGGGAACCTGCTGCTCTGGGTGGCGGCCACGGTGGGCTTCGGGGCGGTGTTCCTGACCCGCGCCGGCACCCGCCCGGGGTGGCCGTGGAAGCCGCGCTCGGCGTACGACCCCCTCTTCGACCGCGACCCGTTCGCGGGCCCCGAGCCGGGAGGCGTCCATGCCTGAGCGCCGCCGCACGACGCTGCGCCTGGCGACGGTGGCGGGGCTCATGGCGGCGGTGGTGGCGTGCCAGCCCGCCGCCGGGCAGAAGATGCGCAGCGTGACCTCGGCGCGGCAGCTGGCGGGCGAGCGCAGGCTGGACGTGGAGCTCA includes the following:
- a CDS encoding polymer-forming cytoskeletal protein, whose protein sequence is MRIDIGKLSALALLGALAAAPAAAQDTLAAPEAAPAAVQPEPAQGRIGFGGLTVPKGQVVEGDVVAPFGDVRVEGEVLGDVTVGKGNLTLAPGAVIHGDAVVTGGGKLFNEGGRVHGEMRVNSDEDDAAAPAGDGRPVGGQNLGLRHGPWWLGSFGEGAQGLVSTLTFALILAGLGAALIFYALPQLERVSHVVRTDTLRAGGVGLAANFLSIPAFIVGMVALAVTIIGIPLLILYVPLFWVALMAACAYGVVAVAHALGERTAERSGSYAVGRRNAYTYTFTGIAILLAPLFVAHLLELTVFLGWLGDLLELLGNLLLWVAATVGFGAVFLTRAGTRPGWPWKPRSAYDPLFDRDPFAGPEPGGVHA
- a CDS encoding class I SAM-dependent methyltransferase; translated protein: MPTTSTRPAALPAPGEKAAAVRRMFGAIAPRYDLLNHLLSANVDRLWRRRAVDALGWERSPEGLYLDNCAGTLDLAVELARREGFRGRVVGSDFTFAMLERGTGKVARLPVEPACADALLLPFPDAVFDGATVGFGVRNLADLDAGLAEMARVLRPGARLVVLEFTTPAWQPFRALYLFYFLKVLPAVGRLVSKHDSAYTYLPESVRHFPEPPALAAKLEQAGFGGVGWRTLSGGIAALHWGERR
- a CDS encoding flavin prenyltransferase UbiX; translation: MRTSPGAPITLGITGASGAPYAVRLLRAFCETGTPLRLIVSTYGWRLLAEESGIDGLEALRAATGDWGRVELYDALDRGATPASGSAPSRGMVVCPCSMGTLASIAAGTSRNLVERAADVALKERRPLVLVPRETPLSLVHLENMTRLTRAGATILPAAPGFYHRPRSVDDLVDFVVARILDHLGVEHSVGTRWKSGEQQAGG
- a CDS encoding metallophosphoesterase family protein; protein product: MKIGLISDTHGLLRAQVFEALAGVEHILHAGDVGPAELLDELAAIAPVTAVWGNTDGWDVRRRVQEVAEVELGGVRCVVVHGMQLGSPTPEKAAAAYPHAGLVVFGHSHRPVIRQVGATLAVNPGSAGRQRFRDPVTCAVAEIEGGRVAARLIELDPARK
- a CDS encoding sigma-70 family RNA polymerase sigma factor; the protein is MIATAVSDHDLVVRAQKGSEKAYRELLGRYQRPVFSLIYRMVRDREQAEDLSQETFVRVFNHIDRYDPAYKFSSWIFKIATNLTIDWMRRKEVPTVSIDGSRYATTADEIEASSITVESKDENPEELLEARELGSEIEQAIGRLRPEYRQAILLRHIEDRPYEEIAQIMSLPLGTVKTYIHRGRKELQEMLAHTRV
- a CDS encoding menaquinone biosynthesis decarboxylase yields the protein MIFENLREFLRHLDRTGQLVRVAEPVSVDLEMAEIADRAMKLPGGGPALFFERPVLMDGTESDIPVAINIFGSWRRIAAALGVDDVEEHARRIAELIKPEVPKGFWAKVQLLPKLAELAKVPPRPYKGHPPCQEIVLREGEFDLTRLPILKTWPQDGGPFITLPMVVTCDPETGGQNIGMYRMQVFGPDSTGMHWQRHKGGAAHYRAWKRKRGGRMPVVVAVGGDPTTMYTPTAPLPPGIDEYLFGGFLRREPVRTAKALTAELTIPAEAEIVLEGYVDTDEELAVEGPFGDHTGFYTLEDYYPTFHVTTVTMRADPIYPATLVGRPPVEDVYLGGATERIFLPLAKLTIPEIVDYHMPPEGVFHNLVFVSIRKEYPGQAWKVMNGLWGMGLMSLAKVIVVVDDVVDVRDTFQAWWYTLGNIDPERDVRFTRGPVDDLDHAAQLPAFGSKMGIDATRKWPEEGFTRPWPDLIEMSGEVKRKIDRLWPRLGIGPVD
- a CDS encoding UbiA-like polyprenyltransferase, yielding MSIDAKLERLHEGQHIHGRGRLVDYSNLVKLPHTIFAMPFALVGATIASYHHPISLRQILLILTAFTSARFAAMAFNRIADRGIDARNPRTQMREIPAGRLSVRQAVVSVVLSSAVFLVSAALLNRICLVLAPLALGWVFFYSYTKRFTRWAHLVLGFSLAIAPVGAYLAVAGRWSEPPGALLALAGAVLCWVAGFDILYSLQDMEFDRAEGLHSVPAALGGRRALAVSRVLHLLSAAAFAALGFLLPELGTLYLFGVAVIAVMLFYEQSLVRADDFSRVDAAFFTVNGIISVLFFLIVLVERLFA